caacccaccccaTCCATCATCCCCCCCGCCCACTGACCCACCCCATCGGGGGCCCCGCCCACCATCcccaccgccccgccccccacggccccgccccaTCTCCCAATCCCACCCCCCCAACAGCCCACAGCCCCGCCCCTTCCATCGCCCCACCCCCTCCATCGCCCCGCCCCAACAGCCACAGCTCCGCCCCCCTCCTTCGCCCCGCCCCTTCCgtcaccccgccccccccattAATTACCCCCCAGGGGGTAAAtaggggctgggatggggaaagcGGGTGGGCACTGAGGGGGCGGGGCAATGGGGTAGCTATAGGGCaggtggggggcactggggcagggCTATAGGCAGGTGAGGAGcactggggcaggcagggctaagggggggtgggggggcaggcagggctaagggggggtgggggggacacaagGGAGAGCtatggggcagccatggggcaccCGCAGTGCTGAAATAGTAACTATGGGGTAACTATAGGATGCCTATAGGGTGCTATGGGGCAGCCATAGGGTGGCCGCAGTGGCTATAGAGCCCCAAAACTGCCCTATGGGGTGCTTACGGTGCCTCTAGGGCCGCTATGGGGCAGCTACGGGACACACACAGTGCTGAAATAGTATCTACGGGACCGCTATGGGGTGTCTATAGGGTGCTATAGGGCAGCTACGGGGTGGCTCACGTGGCTACAGGGTGCTTGGGGCAGCTATGGGTCAGCTATGGGGAGTTAAGAGGTGCTGGTGGGTGCTTGTAAGACCCTGACAGTGACTatggggtggccgtggggcgCCTCAGCTGGCTACAAGGTACTATGGGGCAGCTACGGGGCCGCTGTGgggcggccgtggggcagccgtgagaCTCACCGAGGTAGTACTTGCGGCAAAGCTCCAGCTTGTCCTCGTTGGAAACGCGCTCGAGGTTCATCTGCTGGGGGGCACCGACCCACGGCTCggcccctgccccacagctgccccacagcacagcccccccaacccacggctgccccacagcgcagcctcccgccccacggctgccccacagcgcagCCTCCCGACCTACGGCTCGGCCCCACGGCACAGCCCCCCGACCCACGGCTCGGCCCTgcccccacagctgccccacggcacagccccccgccccacggctgccccacagcgcagACACCCCGACCCACGGCTcggccctgccccacagctgccccacggcACAGCCCCCCgacccacggctgccccacggctcgACCCTGCCTCACGGCACAGGCCCCGACCCACGGCTCggccctgccccacggctgccccacggcacAGTCCCCTGAGCCACGGCTCggccctgccccacggctgccccacggaCCAGCCCCCAGCGCAGGcccccgccccacggctgcACCACAGCGCAAATCCCTGCCCAGACCCTGACCCACAgcccagcccccccaccacatggctgccccacggcgcagcccccccccctccccgacccACGGCTCTGCCCCGCAGGACCCACAAGTGCTCCCCCTGCGACCCACAGCTGCTCTCTCTGCCCCCGCggctcagccccccccccgacccccagctgcccccccgGGACCCGCAGCCACCGCGGACCCctaactgccccccccccgggcccccacAAATGGCCCCACAAGTAGCAGCCCGGCACCTCCGCTCCCTCCGCTCGGGCCTCACTTCCGGCTCACGCCCCTCGCCGCGAGGCACGCTGGGAGAGCGGCGGCTCCGCCAATAGGCgcgcgcggcgggcggggccaCGAGGGCGTAAGGCGGAAGGGGCGGAGCCGCGAGGGGCGGAAGGGGCGGAGCCAGCGCCGGAAGGGGAGCGCGAGGGGGCGCCtcggggcggggccggcgccggggggcggggctaAGGGggcccagcccctccccccaccccccgggaccccccaaaacccccccgaAACCCCCCAAATCTCAGGAATCTCTTTATTGTGGGCGGAGCCGCCGCccccttttaaattaaaatacaaaataaacgAACCGAAAGGCgcccctccccacacccacccgcccctccccccccgccccctccccccccccccccgaaaagCCCCAAAGTGCGTAGAAAAAGCCCCAAAAACTCTACAAaggccccggggggggggggggaaggggaagggggagggtcCGGCCCCacaagttgggggggggggggaatgagGGCAGGATCGGGCCCatcgcgggggggggggggggaggggagcgggcaGGATCGGGCCACGAACATGATTTctgagggggggaggggaagcaggATCGGGCCCATGGGCGTGGTTTGGCCTGGGGAGGGACGGCAAAGTCCAGACCCACAAGCGTGGGGCAGGATCGGGCCCATACGGAGGGGGtttattgggggggggagggggggaggggcgcgtccaggatcaggccctgtgcgggggggggggggcgggggaggcagGATCGggcccgggggtgggggggggttgggCTCCTGTGGGTCCCCAGCACCCATAGGTGCCCCCCtacccccctccagccccacaaaGCGTCACCCACGGGTGCCCCACGGCGGCTCCCCACGGCCCGTgggtgccccccagcacccaccagtgACCAACAGCGGCCCCAGAGCACCCACCAGTGACCCATTGtggccccccagcacccaccagtgACCCACAGCGGCCCCAGAGCACCCACCAGTGACCCATTGTGGCCCAACAGCACCCACCAGTGACCCACAGCAGCCCCCCAACACCCACCAGTGACCTACAGtggccccacagcacccaccagTGCCCCGTGACCCCCCAGTACCCACCAGTGAcccacagcagccccccagcacccacgggcGCCCCACGGCATCTCCAGAGCTcccagctcccctctcccccacaaCCACTGGtcgccccccagcacccccggtTGCCCCACGGCATCTCCAGAGCTcccagctcccctctcccccacaaCCACTGGGCGCCCCCAAGCACCCATGGGCGCCCCACGGCATCTCCAGAGCTcccagctcccctctcccccacaaccactgggtgccccccagcgcccacAGGCGCCACACGGCATCTCCAGAGCTcccagctcccctctcccccacaaCCACTGGGCACCCCCAAGCACCCATGGGCGCCCCACGGCATCTCCAGAGCTCCCAGCTCCCATccatctcccctccccacaACCACTGGGCGCCCCCCAGCGCCCACAGGCGCCCCACGGCATCTCCAGAGCTcccagctcccctctcccccacaaCCACTGGGCACCCCCAAGCACCCCCAGTCGCCCCACGGCATCTCCAGAGCTCCCAGCTCCCATccatctcccctccccacaACCACTgggtgccccacagcacccccggtcgccccccaacacccccggtcgccccccaacacccccggccgccccccaacacccccggccgcctcccgccctctccacaccccccgccccaagaTCCCACCGAACCCCTCCGCTTCCTCCCCACGGCCACCAACCCCACCCCGCCCTttcccagcccccctcccccgccttccccccccccgcgcccctccccccccccgggcggGGCCTAGTTGAGGAAGCGGCGGCAGCGCTTGGCGCCGCAGTTGCAGGGGAGTTTGGCGGCGGGTTCCTCGATGGGGAACTTGTAGTCGTAGGTGAGCTCCTCCCCCCGCAGGATGCGGCGCAGGGCGAAGATGACGATGCGCTTGCGCCCGTCGACGTGGATGACGCGCGAGTAGCAGTTGGGCTCGCACGAGTGGTTGATGAAGCGGGCGGCGCTGCCGTGCATGGTGGCGTCCACCACCTCGGCGTCGTCGATGCGGAACATGTAGCAGCCGATGCCctgcgggggaggggcggcgggaaggcggggggggagggggggcgttGAGTTGGCGTTGAgttggttgggttgggttggggttgggttggggttgggttggggttgggttgggtggggttggggttgggttgggttgggttggggttggggttgggttggggttgggttgggttgggttggggttgggttgggttgagttggggttgggttggggttgggttgggttggggttgggttgggttgagttggggttgggttggggttgggttgggttgggttggggttgggttgggttgggttgagttggggttgggttgggttgggttggggttggggttgggttggggttgggttgggttgggttggggttgggttgggttgggttgagttggggttgggttgggttgggttgggttggggttgggttgggttgggttgggttgagttgggttgggttgggttggggttgggttgggttgagttggggttgggttgggttgggttggggttgggttgggttgggttgggttgggttgggttggggttgggttgggttgggttgggttgagttggggttgggttgggttgggttgagTTGGGGTTGGGTTGagttggggttgggttgggttgggttgggttgggttgagttggggttgggttgggttgggttgagttggggttgggttgggttgggttgagttggggttgggttgggttgggttggggttgggttggggttgggttgggttgggttgggttggggttgggttgggttgggttgggttgggttgagttggggttgggttgggttgggttgagttggggttgggttgggttgggttgggttgagttggggttgggttgggttgggttggggttgggttgggttggggttgggttggggttgggttgggttggggttgaGGGGTGGGCTTGTCATTGAGGGGCGGGTCCATCAATTGAGGGGTGGGGCCATTGATTGAGGGGTGGGGCCATTGATTGAGGGGTGGGGCCATTGATTGAGGGGTGGGGTCATCATCAATTGGTGGGGTTGTCATTGAGTCATCATCAAGGGTGGTGCCATCGATTGAGGGGTGGGGTCGTCATCGAGGGGTGGGTCCATCAATTGAGGGGTGGGGCCATTGATTGAGGGGTGGGGCCATCGATTGAGGGGTGGGGTCGTCATCGAGGGGTGGGTCCATCAATTGAGGGGTGGGGCCATTGATTGAGGGGTGGGGCCATCGATTGAGGGGTGGGGCCATTGACTGAGGGGTGGGCTCATCGAGTCGTGACGGGTGGGGCCACCGATGGGTGCCACACCAAGGGGCAGTGACATCACCGAGAGGGGCGGTGCCATCACCGATGGGGCGTGGCCATCACCAAGAGGGGCGGAgccacagacacacacacacacacccccgccaTCAccctggggacggggacggCGCCTCCCGACCGCCCCGGCGCGTCCCCACGGCTTCGGGGTGACGCCAAGGCCCCCCCCATATCCCTCGGGGCCCCCCCCGAcagccccacaccgccccccggagccccccaagccccccccgggccccacCTTGCTGTCGTAGAACTTCTCGCGCTTGTCGGTGAGCACCGAGCGCACGACGATGCCCGAGTACTCGATCACCATCTCCCCGGCCTCGATGTTGCGCTTGCAGAAGAGGCCCCGCCCGTGGATGGCCGAgctggggggcggggccggggggggagaGGCGGGGCGTCAGACTaaccccgccccgccgcgccccgccacGCCACGCCCCAGCCGGCTCGTAGCAAAGGGGCCcgctgtgggggggggggggtgacagcGGGGGTGGGTGACACCGGGGGGGGGTGACACCGGGGGTGGGTGACACCGGGGGTGGGTGACGCTGGGGTTGGGTGACGCCAGGGGTGGGTGACGCCGGGGTTGGGGTGACACCGGGGGTGGGTGACACCGGGGGTGGGTGACGCTGGGGTTGGGTGACGCTGGGGTTGGGTGACGCTGGGGTTGGGTGACGCCGGGGGTGGGTGACGCTGGGGTTGGGTGAcactggggttggggtgacGCCGGGGTTGGGTGACACCGGGGGTGGGGTGACACCGGGGTTGGGTGACACTGGGGTTGGGTGACACTGGGGGTGGGGTGACGCCAGGGGTGGGTGACACCGGGGTTGGGTGACACCGGGGTTGGGTGACACCGGCGTTGGGTGACACTGGGGTTGGGTGACACCGGGGTTGGGGTGACACCGGGGGTGGGTGACACCGCGGTTGGGTGACACCGGGGTTGGGGTGACAGCCCAGGTGGGTGACCCCGAGGGTGGGTGACAACGGGGAGGGGAGACGCCGGGGGTGGGTGACAGCGGGGCGGGGTGACCCGGGGGCGGGGTGTCCCGGGGGTGACGCCGGGGGTGACGCGGTGACGCCGGGGGTGACGCGGTGACGCCAGGGGTGACGCGGTGACGCCGTGCCCTCACCGGTAGACGCCGACGGCCTCCTTGGCCGTTCTCTTGAGGTGACGGAAGCGCATGGCCATGGGCAGCTCCAGGCTGGTGGCACggctgggggggggtcaggggggacccccgcggcgggaccccccaaaacccccccagggaccccccaaacctcccacagggcacccagggacccccctaATCCCCTCAGAGGAacctgggaccccccaacccccccatagggacccagggaccccccaaacccccataggggacccagggaccccccaacccccccataggggacccagggatccccccaaacccccccataGCAGACCCAGGgatccccccaaacccccccataggagacccagggaccccccaaacccccccatagggcacccagggaccccccaaaccccgccataggggacccaggtgtatggggggggggcaccACCCACGTTTCTtgtggggggcacccatgggtgggggctCACCGGGTGGGCTTCAGCTGCACCTCGTCCTCCTCCTCgtcgcgggggggggggccctgggggagGGTGCGGTGCTGGGACGCCAAGAAGCTGAACATGTCGAAGGTGCACTTCctgcgggggaggggcggggggcggggtcagccggggcacccacgggtgcccccacccacccacgggTGCCCCCCAACGCCAgtgtgggcggggggggggcattAGGGAGAGATAGGGGGGcaaaggggggggggcagcagcacccatgggcGTCCTGGGGAGGGTCACGGCCGCCATGGCGGGACCCgcagcacccaggggtgcccccagagacccccagagacccccatGGGTGACCCCCAGCCCATCCCAGACCCCCCATGGGTGCCCCtcatcccttccaaccccccatagaccccccacagccacccatgggtgccccccagccTATCCCAAAACCCCCATGGGCGCCCGtcatcccctcccagccccccacagAGACCCCAGTAGCCCCCATGGGTGCCTCCCATACCCCCACAGCCACCCATaggtgccccccagccccttccagccccccaGGGGCAcccaccagcacctcccaggCCCACATAggcaccccagcagcccccatgggtaccccccagccccccacagAGACCCCAGCCGCCCCCATGGGTGCCCCATATACCCCCACAGCCGCCCATGGGTgttccccagcccctcccagtcccctgtGGATGTCTCCCAtcctctcccaccccacccatAGGTgtctcccagccccccacagacaccccagcagcacccatgggtggcccccagcccctcccagtcccccgTGGATGTCTCCCAtcctctcccaccccacccataggtgtcccccagccccccacagacaccccagcagcacccatgggtgctctccagcccctcccagtcctcccatgggtgtccccaggcccctcccacccacccacgacgccccccagcccctcccagcaccccacagacaCCGCAGCAgcccccatgggtgccccccaccccctcccaggcccccaggggtgccccccagcgccccgccgcccgccggggggcagcacccaccgCAGGTAGAGCTCGGCGCGGGCGCAGCCGGAGGGGTTGCGGGGGGGTGGGTGCGGGGGGTCCCGGCGCGGGTGGTAGCGGAAGCGGTAGCGCCGACaggcccccgcccccggcagcTGCTCCACGAGGAAGACGACGGCGTCgtgctgcatccccagcagccgCAGCCCGCTCATGCCTGGgtgggggcacccatgggtgcaggGGGTCACCCAGGGGTCCGGGGAGGCACCCAGGGGTCCGGGAGGGCTCCcaggggggtcccaggggctcAGGGGAGGGGACCCAAGGCACGTCACCCCAtaacccccaccccaaacccagcaGCCGCAGCCCGCTCATGCCTGGgtgggggcacccatgggtgcagggggtcagccaggggtccggggggtcAGCCAGGGGTCCAGGGAGGCACCCAGGGGGGTCCAGGGGGGCTCCCAGGGGCTCAGGGAGGGGACCCAGGGCGCGTCACCCCataaccccccaccccaaacccagcaGCCGCAGCCCACTCATGCCTGGgtgggggcacccatgggtgcaggGGGTCACCCAGGGGTCCGGGGAGGCACCCAGGGGTCCGGGAGGGCTCCcaggggggtcccaggggctcAGGGAGGGGACCCAGGGCACGTCACCCCataaccccccaccccaaaacccagcagccGCAGCCCGCTCATGCCTGGgtgggggcacccatgggtgcagggggtcagccaggggtccggggggtcAGCCAGGGGTCCAGGGAGGCACCCAGGGGGGTCCAGGGGGGCTCCCAGGGGCTCAGGG
This DNA window, taken from Phalacrocorax carbo unplaced genomic scaffold, bPhaCar2.1 SCAFFOLD_426, whole genome shotgun sequence, encodes the following:
- the LOC135311213 gene encoding histone-lysine N-methyltransferase 2B-like, with the translated sequence MGGLVTRGAAASTHGRVAHGGATNGHVAHHNGTHGAAGVALPGSTRVTRLSASRHGAAPGEGGGRWGSPWGAAAAPKRPGETPGPGAKRARLEATGDEGDGTEDDPDVKPGRAPPRELVDIKEELDELSDGGSFGSPPGPSPSPGCSPPPSDGTLGPPWAACAGPPPLPPRRPPPPPPRPHLRFEISSEDGLSVSADTIDGAWRAVIEKVQEARANARLGHLSFAGMSGLRLLGMQHDAVVFLVEQLPGAGACRRYRFRYHPRRDPPHPPPRNPSGCARAELYLRKCTFDMFSFLASQHRTLPQGPPPRDEEEDEVQLKPTRRATSLELPMAMRFRHLKRTAKEAVGVYRSAIHGRGLFCKRNIEAGEMVIEYSGIVVRSVLTDKREKFYDSKGIGCYMFRIDDAEVVDATMHGSAARFINHSCEPNCYSRVIHVDGRKRIVIFALRRILRGEELTYDYKFPIEEPAAKLPCNCGAKRCRRFLN